In Hippoglossus stenolepis isolate QCI-W04-F060 chromosome 21, HSTE1.2, whole genome shotgun sequence, one DNA window encodes the following:
- the fbxo11b gene encoding F-box only protein 11 isoform X2 encodes MNSVRATNRRPRRVSRPRPVQPERNNGDRDEEAPAAAAAEMAIEESGQGAQNSPYQLRRKTLLPKRTAAASATASACPSKSPMDGASTSSTEAFGHRAKRARVSGKSHDLPAPAEQYLQQKLPDEVVLKIFSYLLEQDLCQAACVCKRFSQLANDPILWKRLYMEVFEYTRPMMHPEPGRFYQVSPEEHEHPNPWKESFQQLYKGAHVKPGFAEHFYSNPGRYKGRENMLYYDTIEDALGGVQEAHFDGLIFVHSGIYTDEWIYIESPITMIGAAPGKVADKVVIENTRDSTFVFMEGSEDAYVGYMTIKFNPDDKSAQHHNAHHCLEITVNCSPNIDHCIIRSTCTVGSAVCVSGQGACPTIKHCNISDCENVGLYITDHAQGIYEDNEISNNALAGIWVKNHGNPIIRRNHIHHGRDVGVFTFDHGMGYFENCNIHRNRIAGFEVKAYANPTVVRCEIHHGQTGGIYVHEKGRGQFIENKIYANNFAGVWITSNSDPTIRGNAIFNGNQGGVYIFGDGRGLIESNDIYGNALAGIQIRTNSCPIVRHNKIHDGQHGGIYVHEKGQGVIEENEVYSNTLAGVWVTTGSTPVLRKNRIHSGKQVGVYFYDNGHGVLEDNDIYNHMYSGVQIRTGSNPKIRRNKIWGGQNGGILVYNSGLGFIEDNEIFDNAMAGVWIKTDSNPTLRRNKIHDGRDGGICIFNGGRGLLEENDIFRNAQAGVLISTNSHPILRKNRIFDGFAAGIEITNHATATLEGNQIFNNRFGGLFLASGVNVTMKDNKILNNQDAIEKAVSRGQCLYKISSYTSYPMHDFYRCHTCNTTDRNAICVNCIKKCHQGHDVEFIRHDRFFCDCGAGTLSNPCTLAGEPTHDTDTLYDSAPPIESNTLQHN; translated from the exons ATGAACTCCGTCAGAGCCACCAACAGGAGACCCAGGCGAGTGTCGAGGCCGCGCCCGGTGCAGCCCGAGCGGAACAACGGGGATAGAG ATGAGgaggctcctgcagctgctgcagcagaaatggCCATTGAGGAATCTGGTCAAGGAGCTCAGAACAGTCCCTACCAGCTTCGACGCAAGACCCTGCTCCCCAAGAGAACCGCTGCTGCCTCTGCCACCGCCTCCGCCTGCCCCAGCAAGAGCCCCATGGAC GGAGCGTCCACTTCATCGACAGAGGCCTTTGGCCATCGAGCCAAGCGGGCACGAGTGTCCGGTAAGAGCCACGACCTGCCAG CCCCAGCAGAGCAATATCTGCAGCAGAAGCTTCCAGATGAGGTCGTTTTGAAGATCTTCTCCTACTTACTGGAACAGGATCTCTGTCAGGCCGCTTGTGTCTGCAAGAGGTTCAGCCAGCTAGCCAATGACCCCATCCTATG GAAGCGTCTGTATATGGAGGTGTTTGAGTACACGCGTCCCATGATGCACCCTGAACCGGGCAGATTCTACCAGGTCAGCCCTGAGGAGCATGAACACCCAAACCCCTGGAAGGAAAGCTTCCAACAGCTG TACAAAGGTGCCCATGTAAAACCAGGCTTTGCTGAGCATTTCTACAGTAACCCTGGCAGATACAAAGGCAGAGAGAACATGCTG TACTATGACACCATTGAGGATGCACTGGGTGGGGTCCAAGAGGCCCACTTTGATGGCCTAATCTTTGTTCATTCTGGCATCTACACAGACGAGTGGATTTACATAGAGTCTCCCATCACCATGATCGGTGCAG CTCCCGGTAAAGTAGCTGACAAGGTGGTGATAGAGAATACGCGAGACTCGACGTTTGTCTTCATGGAGGGTTCGGAGGACGCCTATGTGGGATACATGACCATAAAG TTTAATCCCGATGATAAGTCGGCGCAGCACCACAACGCCCACCACTGTCTGGAGATCACAGTCAACTGCAGCCCGAACATCGACCACTGCATCATCCGTTCCAcctgcacag TGGGTTcagctgtatgtgtgagtggCCAAGGGGCATGTCCGACCATCAAACACTGCAACATCAGCGACTGTGAGAACGTAGGCCTGTACATCACAGACCATGCACAG GGGATTTATGAAGACAATGAGATCAGCAACAATGCGCTAGCAGGAATTTGGGTGAAAAACCACGGTAATCCCATCATTAGACGTAACCACATCCACCATGGGAGAGATGTCGGAGTGTTCACCTTCGACCACGGCATG GGTTACTTTGAGAACTGTAACATCCATAGGAACCGCATAGCCGGCTTTGAGGTGAAGGCCTACGCCAACCCCACAGTGGTGCGCTGTGAGATCCATCATGGCCAAACAGGAGGCATCTATGTCCACGAGAAGGGGCGGGGACAGTTTATAGAGAACAAAATCTATGCTAATAACTTTGCCGGTGTGTGGATCACGTCCAACAGTGACCCGACGATACG GGGAAATGCTATATTCAACGGTAACCAAGGAGGGGTGTACATATTTGGAGATGGACGGGGTTTGATAGAGAGCAACGATATCTATGGTAATGCCTTGGCGGGAATCCAGATTCGAACCAACAGTTGCCCCATTGTAAGGCACAACAAGATCCACGATGGACAGCACGGAGGCATCTATGTG CATGAGAAAGGCCAGGGGGTGATTGAGGAGAATGAGGTTTACAGCAACACACTGGCCGGAGTGTGGGTGACCACAGGCAGCACTCCGGTCCTCCGCAAGAACCGCATCCATAGCGGCAAACAG GTTGGTGTATATTTCTATGACAATGGGCACGGTGTGTTGGAAGACAATGACATCTACAATCACATGTACTCTGGTGTACAAATAAG GACGGGGAGCAACCCAAAGATCCGGCGCAACAAGATATGGGGGGGCCAGAACGGGGGGATCTTAGTCTACAACTCAG GTCTGGGCTTCATCGAAGACAATGAGATCTTTGACAATGCCATGGCAGGAGTGTGGATCAAGACAGACAGCAACCCCACGCTGAGAAGAAACAAGATACATGACGGCAGAGATGGAGGCATCTGCATTTTCAATGGAGGCAGAG GTCTGCTGGAAGAGAACGACATCTTCAGGAACGCTCAGGCTGGCGTGCTGATCAGCACCAACAGCCATCCAATCCTCCGCAAGAACCGCATCTTTGACGGCTTTGCTGCCG GTATTGAAATCACCAACCACGCCACAGCCACGCTCGAGGGAAACCAGATCTTCAACAACCGCTTCGGGGGCTTGTTTCTAGCCTCTGGAGTCAACGTCACCATGAAAG ATAATAAGATTCTGAATAACCAGGATGCAATTGAGAAGGCAGTGAGCAGAGGACAGTGTCTGTACAAGATCTCCAGCTACACCAGTTACCCCATGCACGACTTCTACAG ATGTCACACCTGTAACACAACAGATAGGAACGCCATCTGTGTTAACTGCATCAAAAAATGCCACCAAGGGCATGATGTAGAGTTTATACGGCACGACCG GTTTTTTTGTGACTGCGGCGCAGGAACGTTGTCCAACCCATGCACGCTGGCCGGCGAGCCCACACACGACACGGACACTCTGTATGATTCAGCGCCACCCATCGAGTCCAACACTCTGCAACATAACTGA
- the fbxo11b gene encoding F-box only protein 11 isoform X4: protein MNSVRATNRRPRRVSRPRPVQPERNNGDRDEEAPAAAAAEMAIEESGQGAQNSPYQLRRKTLLPKRTAAASATASACPSKSPMDGASTSSTEAFGHRAKRARVSAPAEQYLQQKLPDEVVLKIFSYLLEQDLCQAACVCKRFSQLANDPILWKRLYMEVFEYTRPMMHPEPGRFYQVSPEEHEHPNPWKESFQQLYKGAHVKPGFAEHFYSNPGRYKGRENMLYYDTIEDALGGVQEAHFDGLIFVHSGIYTDEWIYIESPITMIGAAPGKVADKVVIENTRDSTFVFMEGSEDAYVGYMTIKFNPDDKSAQHHNAHHCLEITVNCSPNIDHCIIRSTCTVGSAVCVSGQGACPTIKHCNISDCENVGLYITDHAQGIYEDNEISNNALAGIWVKNHGNPIIRRNHIHHGRDVGVFTFDHGMGYFENCNIHRNRIAGFEVKAYANPTVVRCEIHHGQTGGIYVHEKGRGQFIENKIYANNFAGVWITSNSDPTIRGNAIFNGNQGGVYIFGDGRGLIESNDIYGNALAGIQIRTNSCPIVRHNKIHDGQHGGIYVHEKGQGVIEENEVYSNTLAGVWVTTGSTPVLRKNRIHSGKQVGVYFYDNGHGVLEDNDIYNHMYSGVQIRTGSNPKIRRNKIWGGQNGGILVYNSGLGFIEDNEIFDNAMAGVWIKTDSNPTLRRNKIHDGRDGGICIFNGGRGLLEENDIFRNAQAGVLISTNSHPILRKNRIFDGFAAGIEITNHATATLEGNQIFNNRFGGLFLASGVNVTMKDNKILNNQDAIEKAVSRGQCLYKISSYTSYPMHDFYRCHTCNTTDRNAICVNCIKKCHQGHDVEFIRHDRFFCDCGAGTLSNPCTLAGEPTHDTDTLYDSAPPIESNTLQHN from the exons ATGAACTCCGTCAGAGCCACCAACAGGAGACCCAGGCGAGTGTCGAGGCCGCGCCCGGTGCAGCCCGAGCGGAACAACGGGGATAGAG ATGAGgaggctcctgcagctgctgcagcagaaatggCCATTGAGGAATCTGGTCAAGGAGCTCAGAACAGTCCCTACCAGCTTCGACGCAAGACCCTGCTCCCCAAGAGAACCGCTGCTGCCTCTGCCACCGCCTCCGCCTGCCCCAGCAAGAGCCCCATGGAC GGAGCGTCCACTTCATCGACAGAGGCCTTTGGCCATCGAGCCAAGCGGGCACGAGTGTCCG CCCCAGCAGAGCAATATCTGCAGCAGAAGCTTCCAGATGAGGTCGTTTTGAAGATCTTCTCCTACTTACTGGAACAGGATCTCTGTCAGGCCGCTTGTGTCTGCAAGAGGTTCAGCCAGCTAGCCAATGACCCCATCCTATG GAAGCGTCTGTATATGGAGGTGTTTGAGTACACGCGTCCCATGATGCACCCTGAACCGGGCAGATTCTACCAGGTCAGCCCTGAGGAGCATGAACACCCAAACCCCTGGAAGGAAAGCTTCCAACAGCTG TACAAAGGTGCCCATGTAAAACCAGGCTTTGCTGAGCATTTCTACAGTAACCCTGGCAGATACAAAGGCAGAGAGAACATGCTG TACTATGACACCATTGAGGATGCACTGGGTGGGGTCCAAGAGGCCCACTTTGATGGCCTAATCTTTGTTCATTCTGGCATCTACACAGACGAGTGGATTTACATAGAGTCTCCCATCACCATGATCGGTGCAG CTCCCGGTAAAGTAGCTGACAAGGTGGTGATAGAGAATACGCGAGACTCGACGTTTGTCTTCATGGAGGGTTCGGAGGACGCCTATGTGGGATACATGACCATAAAG TTTAATCCCGATGATAAGTCGGCGCAGCACCACAACGCCCACCACTGTCTGGAGATCACAGTCAACTGCAGCCCGAACATCGACCACTGCATCATCCGTTCCAcctgcacag TGGGTTcagctgtatgtgtgagtggCCAAGGGGCATGTCCGACCATCAAACACTGCAACATCAGCGACTGTGAGAACGTAGGCCTGTACATCACAGACCATGCACAG GGGATTTATGAAGACAATGAGATCAGCAACAATGCGCTAGCAGGAATTTGGGTGAAAAACCACGGTAATCCCATCATTAGACGTAACCACATCCACCATGGGAGAGATGTCGGAGTGTTCACCTTCGACCACGGCATG GGTTACTTTGAGAACTGTAACATCCATAGGAACCGCATAGCCGGCTTTGAGGTGAAGGCCTACGCCAACCCCACAGTGGTGCGCTGTGAGATCCATCATGGCCAAACAGGAGGCATCTATGTCCACGAGAAGGGGCGGGGACAGTTTATAGAGAACAAAATCTATGCTAATAACTTTGCCGGTGTGTGGATCACGTCCAACAGTGACCCGACGATACG GGGAAATGCTATATTCAACGGTAACCAAGGAGGGGTGTACATATTTGGAGATGGACGGGGTTTGATAGAGAGCAACGATATCTATGGTAATGCCTTGGCGGGAATCCAGATTCGAACCAACAGTTGCCCCATTGTAAGGCACAACAAGATCCACGATGGACAGCACGGAGGCATCTATGTG CATGAGAAAGGCCAGGGGGTGATTGAGGAGAATGAGGTTTACAGCAACACACTGGCCGGAGTGTGGGTGACCACAGGCAGCACTCCGGTCCTCCGCAAGAACCGCATCCATAGCGGCAAACAG GTTGGTGTATATTTCTATGACAATGGGCACGGTGTGTTGGAAGACAATGACATCTACAATCACATGTACTCTGGTGTACAAATAAG GACGGGGAGCAACCCAAAGATCCGGCGCAACAAGATATGGGGGGGCCAGAACGGGGGGATCTTAGTCTACAACTCAG GTCTGGGCTTCATCGAAGACAATGAGATCTTTGACAATGCCATGGCAGGAGTGTGGATCAAGACAGACAGCAACCCCACGCTGAGAAGAAACAAGATACATGACGGCAGAGATGGAGGCATCTGCATTTTCAATGGAGGCAGAG GTCTGCTGGAAGAGAACGACATCTTCAGGAACGCTCAGGCTGGCGTGCTGATCAGCACCAACAGCCATCCAATCCTCCGCAAGAACCGCATCTTTGACGGCTTTGCTGCCG GTATTGAAATCACCAACCACGCCACAGCCACGCTCGAGGGAAACCAGATCTTCAACAACCGCTTCGGGGGCTTGTTTCTAGCCTCTGGAGTCAACGTCACCATGAAAG ATAATAAGATTCTGAATAACCAGGATGCAATTGAGAAGGCAGTGAGCAGAGGACAGTGTCTGTACAAGATCTCCAGCTACACCAGTTACCCCATGCACGACTTCTACAG ATGTCACACCTGTAACACAACAGATAGGAACGCCATCTGTGTTAACTGCATCAAAAAATGCCACCAAGGGCATGATGTAGAGTTTATACGGCACGACCG GTTTTTTTGTGACTGCGGCGCAGGAACGTTGTCCAACCCATGCACGCTGGCCGGCGAGCCCACACACGACACGGACACTCTGTATGATTCAGCGCCACCCATCGAGTCCAACACTCTGCAACATAACTGA
- the fbxo11b gene encoding F-box only protein 11 isoform X1 codes for MNSVRATNRRPRRVSRPRPVQPERNNGDRDEEAPAAAAAEMAIEESGQGAQNSPYQLRRKTLLPKRTAAASATASACPSKSPMDGASTSSTEAFGHRAKRARVSGKSHDLPAAPAEQYLQQKLPDEVVLKIFSYLLEQDLCQAACVCKRFSQLANDPILWKRLYMEVFEYTRPMMHPEPGRFYQVSPEEHEHPNPWKESFQQLYKGAHVKPGFAEHFYSNPGRYKGRENMLYYDTIEDALGGVQEAHFDGLIFVHSGIYTDEWIYIESPITMIGAAPGKVADKVVIENTRDSTFVFMEGSEDAYVGYMTIKFNPDDKSAQHHNAHHCLEITVNCSPNIDHCIIRSTCTVGSAVCVSGQGACPTIKHCNISDCENVGLYITDHAQGIYEDNEISNNALAGIWVKNHGNPIIRRNHIHHGRDVGVFTFDHGMGYFENCNIHRNRIAGFEVKAYANPTVVRCEIHHGQTGGIYVHEKGRGQFIENKIYANNFAGVWITSNSDPTIRGNAIFNGNQGGVYIFGDGRGLIESNDIYGNALAGIQIRTNSCPIVRHNKIHDGQHGGIYVHEKGQGVIEENEVYSNTLAGVWVTTGSTPVLRKNRIHSGKQVGVYFYDNGHGVLEDNDIYNHMYSGVQIRTGSNPKIRRNKIWGGQNGGILVYNSGLGFIEDNEIFDNAMAGVWIKTDSNPTLRRNKIHDGRDGGICIFNGGRGLLEENDIFRNAQAGVLISTNSHPILRKNRIFDGFAAGIEITNHATATLEGNQIFNNRFGGLFLASGVNVTMKDNKILNNQDAIEKAVSRGQCLYKISSYTSYPMHDFYRCHTCNTTDRNAICVNCIKKCHQGHDVEFIRHDRFFCDCGAGTLSNPCTLAGEPTHDTDTLYDSAPPIESNTLQHN; via the exons ATGAACTCCGTCAGAGCCACCAACAGGAGACCCAGGCGAGTGTCGAGGCCGCGCCCGGTGCAGCCCGAGCGGAACAACGGGGATAGAG ATGAGgaggctcctgcagctgctgcagcagaaatggCCATTGAGGAATCTGGTCAAGGAGCTCAGAACAGTCCCTACCAGCTTCGACGCAAGACCCTGCTCCCCAAGAGAACCGCTGCTGCCTCTGCCACCGCCTCCGCCTGCCCCAGCAAGAGCCCCATGGAC GGAGCGTCCACTTCATCGACAGAGGCCTTTGGCCATCGAGCCAAGCGGGCACGAGTGTCCGGTAAGAGCCACGACCTGCCAG caGCCCCAGCAGAGCAATATCTGCAGCAGAAGCTTCCAGATGAGGTCGTTTTGAAGATCTTCTCCTACTTACTGGAACAGGATCTCTGTCAGGCCGCTTGTGTCTGCAAGAGGTTCAGCCAGCTAGCCAATGACCCCATCCTATG GAAGCGTCTGTATATGGAGGTGTTTGAGTACACGCGTCCCATGATGCACCCTGAACCGGGCAGATTCTACCAGGTCAGCCCTGAGGAGCATGAACACCCAAACCCCTGGAAGGAAAGCTTCCAACAGCTG TACAAAGGTGCCCATGTAAAACCAGGCTTTGCTGAGCATTTCTACAGTAACCCTGGCAGATACAAAGGCAGAGAGAACATGCTG TACTATGACACCATTGAGGATGCACTGGGTGGGGTCCAAGAGGCCCACTTTGATGGCCTAATCTTTGTTCATTCTGGCATCTACACAGACGAGTGGATTTACATAGAGTCTCCCATCACCATGATCGGTGCAG CTCCCGGTAAAGTAGCTGACAAGGTGGTGATAGAGAATACGCGAGACTCGACGTTTGTCTTCATGGAGGGTTCGGAGGACGCCTATGTGGGATACATGACCATAAAG TTTAATCCCGATGATAAGTCGGCGCAGCACCACAACGCCCACCACTGTCTGGAGATCACAGTCAACTGCAGCCCGAACATCGACCACTGCATCATCCGTTCCAcctgcacag TGGGTTcagctgtatgtgtgagtggCCAAGGGGCATGTCCGACCATCAAACACTGCAACATCAGCGACTGTGAGAACGTAGGCCTGTACATCACAGACCATGCACAG GGGATTTATGAAGACAATGAGATCAGCAACAATGCGCTAGCAGGAATTTGGGTGAAAAACCACGGTAATCCCATCATTAGACGTAACCACATCCACCATGGGAGAGATGTCGGAGTGTTCACCTTCGACCACGGCATG GGTTACTTTGAGAACTGTAACATCCATAGGAACCGCATAGCCGGCTTTGAGGTGAAGGCCTACGCCAACCCCACAGTGGTGCGCTGTGAGATCCATCATGGCCAAACAGGAGGCATCTATGTCCACGAGAAGGGGCGGGGACAGTTTATAGAGAACAAAATCTATGCTAATAACTTTGCCGGTGTGTGGATCACGTCCAACAGTGACCCGACGATACG GGGAAATGCTATATTCAACGGTAACCAAGGAGGGGTGTACATATTTGGAGATGGACGGGGTTTGATAGAGAGCAACGATATCTATGGTAATGCCTTGGCGGGAATCCAGATTCGAACCAACAGTTGCCCCATTGTAAGGCACAACAAGATCCACGATGGACAGCACGGAGGCATCTATGTG CATGAGAAAGGCCAGGGGGTGATTGAGGAGAATGAGGTTTACAGCAACACACTGGCCGGAGTGTGGGTGACCACAGGCAGCACTCCGGTCCTCCGCAAGAACCGCATCCATAGCGGCAAACAG GTTGGTGTATATTTCTATGACAATGGGCACGGTGTGTTGGAAGACAATGACATCTACAATCACATGTACTCTGGTGTACAAATAAG GACGGGGAGCAACCCAAAGATCCGGCGCAACAAGATATGGGGGGGCCAGAACGGGGGGATCTTAGTCTACAACTCAG GTCTGGGCTTCATCGAAGACAATGAGATCTTTGACAATGCCATGGCAGGAGTGTGGATCAAGACAGACAGCAACCCCACGCTGAGAAGAAACAAGATACATGACGGCAGAGATGGAGGCATCTGCATTTTCAATGGAGGCAGAG GTCTGCTGGAAGAGAACGACATCTTCAGGAACGCTCAGGCTGGCGTGCTGATCAGCACCAACAGCCATCCAATCCTCCGCAAGAACCGCATCTTTGACGGCTTTGCTGCCG GTATTGAAATCACCAACCACGCCACAGCCACGCTCGAGGGAAACCAGATCTTCAACAACCGCTTCGGGGGCTTGTTTCTAGCCTCTGGAGTCAACGTCACCATGAAAG ATAATAAGATTCTGAATAACCAGGATGCAATTGAGAAGGCAGTGAGCAGAGGACAGTGTCTGTACAAGATCTCCAGCTACACCAGTTACCCCATGCACGACTTCTACAG ATGTCACACCTGTAACACAACAGATAGGAACGCCATCTGTGTTAACTGCATCAAAAAATGCCACCAAGGGCATGATGTAGAGTTTATACGGCACGACCG GTTTTTTTGTGACTGCGGCGCAGGAACGTTGTCCAACCCATGCACGCTGGCCGGCGAGCCCACACACGACACGGACACTCTGTATGATTCAGCGCCACCCATCGAGTCCAACACTCTGCAACATAACTGA
- the fbxo11b gene encoding F-box only protein 11 isoform X3 — protein sequence MNSVRATNRRPRRVSRPRPVQPERNNGDRDEEAPAAAAAEMAIEESGQGAQNSPYQLRRKTLLPKRTAAASATASACPSKSPMDGASTSSTEAFGHRAKRARVSAAPAEQYLQQKLPDEVVLKIFSYLLEQDLCQAACVCKRFSQLANDPILWKRLYMEVFEYTRPMMHPEPGRFYQVSPEEHEHPNPWKESFQQLYKGAHVKPGFAEHFYSNPGRYKGRENMLYYDTIEDALGGVQEAHFDGLIFVHSGIYTDEWIYIESPITMIGAAPGKVADKVVIENTRDSTFVFMEGSEDAYVGYMTIKFNPDDKSAQHHNAHHCLEITVNCSPNIDHCIIRSTCTVGSAVCVSGQGACPTIKHCNISDCENVGLYITDHAQGIYEDNEISNNALAGIWVKNHGNPIIRRNHIHHGRDVGVFTFDHGMGYFENCNIHRNRIAGFEVKAYANPTVVRCEIHHGQTGGIYVHEKGRGQFIENKIYANNFAGVWITSNSDPTIRGNAIFNGNQGGVYIFGDGRGLIESNDIYGNALAGIQIRTNSCPIVRHNKIHDGQHGGIYVHEKGQGVIEENEVYSNTLAGVWVTTGSTPVLRKNRIHSGKQVGVYFYDNGHGVLEDNDIYNHMYSGVQIRTGSNPKIRRNKIWGGQNGGILVYNSGLGFIEDNEIFDNAMAGVWIKTDSNPTLRRNKIHDGRDGGICIFNGGRGLLEENDIFRNAQAGVLISTNSHPILRKNRIFDGFAAGIEITNHATATLEGNQIFNNRFGGLFLASGVNVTMKDNKILNNQDAIEKAVSRGQCLYKISSYTSYPMHDFYRCHTCNTTDRNAICVNCIKKCHQGHDVEFIRHDRFFCDCGAGTLSNPCTLAGEPTHDTDTLYDSAPPIESNTLQHN from the exons ATGAACTCCGTCAGAGCCACCAACAGGAGACCCAGGCGAGTGTCGAGGCCGCGCCCGGTGCAGCCCGAGCGGAACAACGGGGATAGAG ATGAGgaggctcctgcagctgctgcagcagaaatggCCATTGAGGAATCTGGTCAAGGAGCTCAGAACAGTCCCTACCAGCTTCGACGCAAGACCCTGCTCCCCAAGAGAACCGCTGCTGCCTCTGCCACCGCCTCCGCCTGCCCCAGCAAGAGCCCCATGGAC GGAGCGTCCACTTCATCGACAGAGGCCTTTGGCCATCGAGCCAAGCGGGCACGAGTGTCCG caGCCCCAGCAGAGCAATATCTGCAGCAGAAGCTTCCAGATGAGGTCGTTTTGAAGATCTTCTCCTACTTACTGGAACAGGATCTCTGTCAGGCCGCTTGTGTCTGCAAGAGGTTCAGCCAGCTAGCCAATGACCCCATCCTATG GAAGCGTCTGTATATGGAGGTGTTTGAGTACACGCGTCCCATGATGCACCCTGAACCGGGCAGATTCTACCAGGTCAGCCCTGAGGAGCATGAACACCCAAACCCCTGGAAGGAAAGCTTCCAACAGCTG TACAAAGGTGCCCATGTAAAACCAGGCTTTGCTGAGCATTTCTACAGTAACCCTGGCAGATACAAAGGCAGAGAGAACATGCTG TACTATGACACCATTGAGGATGCACTGGGTGGGGTCCAAGAGGCCCACTTTGATGGCCTAATCTTTGTTCATTCTGGCATCTACACAGACGAGTGGATTTACATAGAGTCTCCCATCACCATGATCGGTGCAG CTCCCGGTAAAGTAGCTGACAAGGTGGTGATAGAGAATACGCGAGACTCGACGTTTGTCTTCATGGAGGGTTCGGAGGACGCCTATGTGGGATACATGACCATAAAG TTTAATCCCGATGATAAGTCGGCGCAGCACCACAACGCCCACCACTGTCTGGAGATCACAGTCAACTGCAGCCCGAACATCGACCACTGCATCATCCGTTCCAcctgcacag TGGGTTcagctgtatgtgtgagtggCCAAGGGGCATGTCCGACCATCAAACACTGCAACATCAGCGACTGTGAGAACGTAGGCCTGTACATCACAGACCATGCACAG GGGATTTATGAAGACAATGAGATCAGCAACAATGCGCTAGCAGGAATTTGGGTGAAAAACCACGGTAATCCCATCATTAGACGTAACCACATCCACCATGGGAGAGATGTCGGAGTGTTCACCTTCGACCACGGCATG GGTTACTTTGAGAACTGTAACATCCATAGGAACCGCATAGCCGGCTTTGAGGTGAAGGCCTACGCCAACCCCACAGTGGTGCGCTGTGAGATCCATCATGGCCAAACAGGAGGCATCTATGTCCACGAGAAGGGGCGGGGACAGTTTATAGAGAACAAAATCTATGCTAATAACTTTGCCGGTGTGTGGATCACGTCCAACAGTGACCCGACGATACG GGGAAATGCTATATTCAACGGTAACCAAGGAGGGGTGTACATATTTGGAGATGGACGGGGTTTGATAGAGAGCAACGATATCTATGGTAATGCCTTGGCGGGAATCCAGATTCGAACCAACAGTTGCCCCATTGTAAGGCACAACAAGATCCACGATGGACAGCACGGAGGCATCTATGTG CATGAGAAAGGCCAGGGGGTGATTGAGGAGAATGAGGTTTACAGCAACACACTGGCCGGAGTGTGGGTGACCACAGGCAGCACTCCGGTCCTCCGCAAGAACCGCATCCATAGCGGCAAACAG GTTGGTGTATATTTCTATGACAATGGGCACGGTGTGTTGGAAGACAATGACATCTACAATCACATGTACTCTGGTGTACAAATAAG GACGGGGAGCAACCCAAAGATCCGGCGCAACAAGATATGGGGGGGCCAGAACGGGGGGATCTTAGTCTACAACTCAG GTCTGGGCTTCATCGAAGACAATGAGATCTTTGACAATGCCATGGCAGGAGTGTGGATCAAGACAGACAGCAACCCCACGCTGAGAAGAAACAAGATACATGACGGCAGAGATGGAGGCATCTGCATTTTCAATGGAGGCAGAG GTCTGCTGGAAGAGAACGACATCTTCAGGAACGCTCAGGCTGGCGTGCTGATCAGCACCAACAGCCATCCAATCCTCCGCAAGAACCGCATCTTTGACGGCTTTGCTGCCG GTATTGAAATCACCAACCACGCCACAGCCACGCTCGAGGGAAACCAGATCTTCAACAACCGCTTCGGGGGCTTGTTTCTAGCCTCTGGAGTCAACGTCACCATGAAAG ATAATAAGATTCTGAATAACCAGGATGCAATTGAGAAGGCAGTGAGCAGAGGACAGTGTCTGTACAAGATCTCCAGCTACACCAGTTACCCCATGCACGACTTCTACAG ATGTCACACCTGTAACACAACAGATAGGAACGCCATCTGTGTTAACTGCATCAAAAAATGCCACCAAGGGCATGATGTAGAGTTTATACGGCACGACCG GTTTTTTTGTGACTGCGGCGCAGGAACGTTGTCCAACCCATGCACGCTGGCCGGCGAGCCCACACACGACACGGACACTCTGTATGATTCAGCGCCACCCATCGAGTCCAACACTCTGCAACATAACTGA